From the Syngnathus typhle isolate RoL2023-S1 ecotype Sweden linkage group LG22, RoL_Styp_1.0, whole genome shotgun sequence genome, the window gtatttCTTGTTGGTGCCCGtatttcgcggatttcactttttGCGGGTGTTTTTTGCCGCGAAAAgccgagggattactgtatcaTAAGAAGCGAGTAGTTCTTTCAAAAGAATCATGCGAAACAATCTTAAAAAATAGATTCTATGAGAATAGGCGaataaaatttcataaaatcatTCATCTCGCCTGTTACAGTGATCAATATTGAACACAATAAACCATTAAAAGTGCAATTGTGACAGAAATGACATTAGCCAACATTATGGTTGGAAAATGCAACGAGTCCCGATCATTTGAATTCTCCTTCTGCTGAATGTGCCTCAATAACAAGGTCTCACAGTCAAAGAGATGAGGTCAAAGTCATACTTCAGTGACACTTGATATTCTCCACCAACTGGAACCATAAAATCCTCGCAGCTCAAATTGTGAAAACAGCTGAAGTTGGAATGGAAGCCCGCCGGAGCGTTCTGTTAAATATTCAAACAGATCCGCCGGCAAACGCTTCAAGGCCTCGACGTCTCTTCCTCTGAGAGCTCCGGCTGGTGTTTAGCTCACGTCTTCAGGTTCTGGTTGTCTTCAAGGTTTGCCTGCTGGCCGACCACCGGATGGTATGAAGACGAGGAGCATTTCTTCTGGAGAATAGTTGCATTTTTCTGACCTGGACTTCTTCCGTTTCCCAACTTGTCCTTGTCTTTTCGGATTTGGGATGTCCCACTGCTGCCTTTCGAAGAAACCGTCTGACCTCTGAACAGTTGAGCCTGACGTTGGCACAGACCGATTTTACTGAGAAGAATGAACACATCCCCTCTGAAGGCTTTGGTGAAGATAGCGTAAAGAAATGGGTTGGCACATGAGTTGAGTGGGTAGAAGAGCACCAACAATATCTTCGAGTTGGAGACGGTGATGAGCGGCTGGTCCAACACTGCCGACATGGCGTAGAAGGAAATCGGTGCCATGCAGAGAAAGTCAGTAAAGATGAGGACCGCCATGCGTTTGGCGATGTTGGTATCTTTCGATCCGGAACGATATTGCGGATTGTGAACGGCGCAGTAAATCTTGACGTAGCAAGCGCAGATGACGAGAAAAGCCATGACGTTGAGGACGAGCACAGATATGACATAAACCAGAGCTTCTGTGGTTTGGATGTCCATCGGGAGACAGATGCTGACTTTCTGGTAGCTGCTAACTCCTACGAGTGGGAGCAGTGCCAGCAGGAAGCAGAAGATCCAACCCCCTAGCATAACCGCAGCCGCGTGGTGAAGATGCAACTTACGATCCAGCCGCATCGCAAACGTGATGGCGTACCACCTCTCCAGGGTTATCACAGTCAACGTGTAGACAGACAGCTCGCTGGCAAACACGGTGAAGAACCCAGCGAGAGCGCAGCCAGGGCCCGTCTGCCAGTCGATGGCGTGGTTGAAGTACTCCGCTCGCGTGTGGAGATCCACCGAGGCGATGAGCAGCAAGTAAATCCCCATGCAGAGATCGGCGAAGGCCAGGTGGCACATGAGGAAACGTGACACGGAGAGTTTGTAGTGGCtggtgagcagcaccaggagcACCACCACGTTCCCCAGAACTGCCAGCAGGCTTACAAACCACACAGACACCCGCAGGAAGGCAAAGCCCATGATGTCCTCACAAGGGTTGAACTCATCAGGCACCGGCGCACACATCACCTCCTCCCCCTCGTCGCACACCACGTAATCGTAACGATTATCAAAATCTTCGCTTGGATCCTCCTGAGGGTTCATGAGCGTATCTCCAAAACCCACATCCTCATCCGGACGGCCACCAAAGTAGGCGTGGTAGTGCAAACTGCCGTGAAAGCCGTCTCGGTCGTCGTTGGGTTCCTCTGGGATGTCTACGGCGCCTTGGAGGGAAGCCGTGTGGAGCGGCGCTACAGAACGCTTCTGATGCTGGTCAGCATCGTTCTGGAGGAATGCCGTCAGGTTGCAGAGGAGGTACTCCCTAAATCTGGAAAACACGTGGGGGGTTACAAACCGGATCTATGATCATGACCTATGAtctaaaccagtggtccccaaccaccgggtcgcggaccggtaccggtccgtgggtcatttggtaccaagccgcacaggaattgtttttttatcgacgatcaattaattcaagtcaaacaaataaataaatgaatgaataaataaaaaaattaaaaatgatgttgtttatacttgtttttatgccagtcgtatcatttttttcatcgtatttaaatatttattataaatgtattatttatctatataaaggccggtccgcaaaaatatttctgacacataaccggtccgtggcgcaaagaaagttggggaccactgatctaaAACCTATGATCTTAAATTATGCTAGAAAAATTTATTCTCTTTAAAAATTGAACTCAACACACTTTAGTTGGACCAATACAAAAATCTCGGATAAAACCCACCCTCGTTTCTTTTTGAGATTTTTGAAGCCGCAGCAGTGGCTGGGGTAGGTAAGATTAGCCGTGGTGAGGTGCTTGAAagttttgataggtggtaatttcttaaggGCCCAAGCATTACGGGCCTTCAGCTCTCTGAGGGACTCCATACCGCTGGTGGGCAGGGAGGTAATCCCCGTCTGGGATATGTCTCTGAGGGACAGAGAAATTACGATTTGAAGCATCACATCGATGAGGAATAAATTTTGGCCTGATTATTGGTAAGTAAATATGTGTGAGGATCTTACAAAAGCATGGGCCCGCTGATGGCGCCGTCAAAAGCTCTTTCGtccagtttggtcaaatatttattcCTGTGAAGATCACTGCACAGGCAAACAAATCGTCAAATCATCGTTCACATTTGAGTGACAGTACTAAAATCCTACGGGCCTCATTTCTGCACAGTTCTGTAAAATTAGACAAATGACACAATGGAGCACTTCTTAAAAACACCGTTCCTTCACCACACATCTTTCTACAAATCAGgagctgtgtttgttttggtcgAGCTGCACTGGCTTCATTTAACACTCGAGTGGATGTAACACGCCAAAACTAACGTGACACGTGCTCCGATTTTGGTCGCTCACCAATGTAGGCTCTTGTAAAATGAACATATGcaaagaaattaaaaacaaaatgcaatgtTGAGTTTGGAGATGGTCACAAAGAATCCAGTGTCCCCTGAGTAAATGCAAGAACTTCCTGCTCCTCAATTTAGAGGCACAATATTTTCCCATGAGAACTTGAGTGGGCTAATCAAAAGCTTGGCTGAAGCGAACATGAGAAGATCCATTTGCAgcagaaaaaacacgacacatGTCAGCAATAGTTTAATCCTACGAGTTGTGAGGTCTGAAAGTGCTGAGCAaagttgtcaaaaaaaaaaaaaagtggaagaaaTGTACTTAGTCGCCCGGAGGTGAGAAGTTGAACGCGAGTCTCATTTTCCATCGTTTAAACATTTCCTTTCAAACTGTCGTCAGTTTGATTCAACAAGTTTTGACGTACACTTGATCCAGCTTGGTCCCGTTGAAGGCATGATGTTGGATTTCTCTGAAGCCATTTCCATAAAgcatcctgaaaaaaaaaacattgttttgaATTGCTTATGTTCTAACACGGCATCTCCATGTACACAGTGACGTCTTGTCTTGTCTGTGCAATTTTGTGGTTTACATTTCCTATAAATGCAGCGCCGTGTATTAAATTTACAATCCCCCTTGACCACATGGCCGTGAGTgcctgttgtgtgtttgtgtgctaaTACGTACGCACAACATGTTCTCCAAGTGAGCTCATTCTGACCTGTCTGCAGCTCTTCAAACTATTCGAGGCTTAGTATTTGTTTCTCATTAAAAGGCAATCTGCTCTAGGTTTTAATATAGATTTAATTACATTGCTACTATTTATggagcaaacttttttttttttttgtgtgtgtagtgGGTTATGATCTTCTGATCAGCTGCACCTTTTTTAATAAATGTTATGACTGAATGTACGGGAATGTTTCCATGCATCCTGGAGAATCTGGAACCCTGGCTAACCATGTTTCCAGTCATGGAAGAGCACATGGGAATAGTCTGATAAACAAAGTACAGTAAATGGAAGTATATTTGTGGGCGGAGCTAAAACTTTGAAAGCATAGTTCCTAGTATGACCTCATCAGAATTTAGAATTAATTAAAGAATGATATATATTTTGTCAGTATCATTCCAAAATtgataaattaccgtattttccggactataaggcgcaccttcaataaatggcccattttaaaactttgtctttatacaaggtgcaccggactataaggcgcaccattaatgcatcatgtcagattttgaatccaaatcattctccattttcgcttttttatttcaacttcagacgcaacaaattactttataatcacaaaataatgatccatagtctttttgattcatagtcttcagcgggccacttatgattgatttcatgacacaatgcttcgggccagtttgaatttaggaatttggtccatatataaggcgcaccttttgagaaaatgttcgGTTTTTGGGTGCGTCTTAtactccgga encodes:
- the tshr gene encoding thyrotropin receptor, producing the protein MQLIVCVLFILHMSTASNADSCPDACKCSEWKSRTISCIGIDMMPNFPASTETLWLFETRLSSVPSDAFARVVNISRIYISVDVTLWRLERNAFRNLRQITHIEIRNAKNLTYIDPEAFKNLPNLKYLGIFNTGLNSFPDLSSVHSNENNFILEIVDHPHITVIPPNSFRGITSDLLTVMLYGNGFREIQHHAFNGTKLDQVDLHRNKYLTKLDERAFDGAISGPMLLDISQTGITSLPTSGMESLRELKARNAWALKKLPPIKTFKHLTTANLTYPSHCCGFKNLKKKRGFREYLLCNLTAFLQNDADQHQKRSVAPLHTASLQGAVDIPEEPNDDRDGFHGSLHYHAYFGGRPDEDVGFGDTLMNPQEDPSEDFDNRYDYVVCDEGEEVMCAPVPDEFNPCEDIMGFAFLRVSVWFVSLLAVLGNVVVLLVLLTSHYKLSVSRFLMCHLAFADLCMGIYLLLIASVDLHTRAEYFNHAIDWQTGPGCALAGFFTVFASELSVYTLTVITLERWYAITFAMRLDRKLHLHHAAAVMLGGWIFCFLLALLPLVGVSSYQKVSICLPMDIQTTEALVYVISVLVLNVMAFLVICACYVKIYCAVHNPQYRSGSKDTNIAKRMAVLIFTDFLCMAPISFYAMSAVLDQPLITVSNSKILLVLFYPLNSCANPFLYAIFTKAFRGDVFILLSKIGLCQRQAQLFRGQTVSSKGSSGTSQIRKDKDKLGNGRSPGQKNATILQKKCSSSSYHPVVGQQANLEDNQNLKT